Part of the candidate division WOR-3 bacterium genome is shown below.
TCATTTTATTTTAATAATTTTAAAGTTTAAAACTTTTTTATTTTCATCTTCAATTCTTATAAAAAATATGCCATTTCTTTTTAAAGGAAGGTATGTTTTACCCTTTAAAATTTTTCTTTCAAAAATTCTTCTTCCTGATAAATCATAAATTTTTAAATTGAATGTTTTGTTATAGGGATTTGTCAGGTAATCAGGATTAATTGTTTTTAATAAAAATGATATTTTTTTGTTTTTAATTTCCTCTTTTATCTTTAATTTTTTTAAAAGAACAAATTCCTCTGGTTCAATTCTTTTATTTAATATTCTTGGTCTTGGAACTTGCCACTCAAGACTCCCTCCATCATATGTTTTATATGTTCCAACAGCAAGGTATAAAGATTCAGGGTCAAATCCATATAAATTTCTTAAATAAATAATTCCTTCCAGAATTCCTGTATCAGAATTAGAAGAGAAAAATTTAAAATTAACTGTATCATTTATTATGTTTTCAAGAGAATCAAAAAAGGAAACAAACTCGTTATCATTTTCATCAGCAAGGAAAAAGTTATAAAATGAAAGACTGTCAGTTTTATTCCAAGGTGATTTTACAAGTTTTTTATAAGGGTTGAAACTTATGAAAATAAAATGGTCATTCGAAAATCTATCAGGAGAATTTCCAGCAGATTCTGTTGCTATGTAAAGTCTTCCTGAATCTTTATCATAAACTCCCCAAAGATGCATTTCAGGATTTTCAGCAATAAGGGGAACTCCTGGATCTAAAATTCCATCCATTAAAAAATTTAATTTTCCTACAATAAAACTGTCGTTTTTCCCGAGCCAGGAAATATTTGAAAGAGAATCCCTTGAATAAATTGTATAAATAACTTTTGTTCCTGATGGATGAGGAGGTATCATTCCTTTATAAATATTTAAAGTATCAAGTTTCATTAAGGTTTTAAAAATTGAGTTCCAGTTATTATTTGTCCAGTAAAGAAAAACTGAATCAACACCTGAAGGATCCTGAGCAGAAATTTTTACTTTAACTGAATCAGAATCAGTAATGTTGTAAAGAGGAATTCTTGAAAGGTTATAAAGAAGAGGACCTTCAAGGTCACCAGGTCCTGGAAAAGGTAAATCCGGCACTCCACTTCCAGCATAGAAATATATATCGAAGTTTCCTGAAATCCCTCCAATTTCCAGTTTTTCACCGGCAGGAACTTTTGAAATTAAGTTAAATTTAAGTCCTACTCCTGATTTCCATAAAATAAATGCTCCCTTGCCTGATTTTAAATTCCTAAATCCAGCATACATCCATCCATTTGGTGAGATATCATTTTCAAAATTTAAAGAGTAATAATTAAATATAATTTTATATAAATCAGGTGATAAGACAGATTTTGAAAAGATAATAAAAGGAGAATTGTAATTTAGTTTTATAAATTTTTGATTCTTTTTAAAAGAGTATGTTTTAATCATACCCTGATTTTCAAAGGTTATAAAAGCAGAAGCTGTATCTGAGTAAAATCCCATGATATTATATAAATCATTTTCATGCCATGCATCCTCACCAAAACCTGAATGACTGTAATCAGAAAAATCTCCTTCACCTCCCCAGTTTGTAAAGAAATTACCAATATAAACTGTCCCTGAAGAATCACATAAAAAAATTATTTTTCCGCCTCTTTTTTCAAAAACCGATAGGAAGTAATCGGTTCCAATGACGAATTCCATAAATCCATCACCATCAATATCAAGGGAATCGCGAAAAACAAATTTAGGTGATGTAAGCCAGTTTGAGGCATAAGAAAAAATATTTGCCTTACCTGTATGATTCCATAAATTTTTTCCCCAATAGATAAGTTCTCCACCTGGTCCAGTATGCCATGCTGTTTCATATAAAAGGGAATTTAAAGTGAGAAAACCAAGTAATTTTAATTTATTATCAGGAGAATTTTTTAAATTGTTCCAGGAAAAAAGCCATAGGTCCTCATAATCTCCGTTTATTCCATTTAAATTTAAATCAGGTGCATTTGTACCAGTTCCATAAGCCTTTGTATTTTTAAAATCATAATACCAGTTATCATAATTTCCACCAGTCCAACTATGTAATTCTTGATATGCTGAATAATTTATATAAATTGTTGGAGGATCATTGTAAGGATCAGAATCATAAATTCTATCAACACCCCACCATTTTGCAGCTTCGGCTACATGTATTGGCTGTATCCATGATGTATTTTTAGCCCATTGAATATTTGCATCATAGGAATTTGAAGGAGCACCAGGATAACCGAAATCCCAACCTGCAACACCTGCTGCTTTTTCCCAGTCATCTCCATAAACACAAATTTGCTCCTGATCCCAGGAATTGGCTAAATCCTGAAGATGATTATATAACCATGTCTCAGGAATATAATTCCATACCCAAAAATCCCTTGCATGTTTCTGAATGAATATTACAAATATTCTGTGATTATTTTCTATCATCTGATGAACCTTGTGACTATTATAACATGGTGAGCCATCTGGGAAATTATGAGGATACCATTCATGAACATTGTCATCAACCAAAATGCAAGGGGGAATATGATTTCCATAAGAATCAGTTTTTCCATAAAGGGAATCAATAAGTGCAACAAGGGAGTAGGGCATTAAATTTTTACTCTTAAAAACCCTTTCAGGAATCCATATCACAGTAGGATGAAAGGGCCAACCTTCACCTTTTATTATAGAATCATCCTGAATTTTTTTTATTAAAAACCCGTATTCATTTATTTCCTTCGCTGCATAAGGTAAAATATTTTGACCATAAACACTTCCCACAATATCAACAAGGTGGCTTTTAAGTCTTTCTAAAAGTCCGTTATCATTTAAAAACCACGCATAGGAACTTGTTAAAGTCCCTGAAATATGAATATCAACTGGAACATTATAATAAAAATGAGTATCAAGTATTCTGTGGTATGAATTTCCATTATAACCTTCTCTTCCTGGTACCAGAGCATATTTTCCATTATCACCAAAATGCTGATTTCCATGATGGAGGAAGGCAATTTTTGCAGTTCCACCGAATAAAAAAAGAATTATCAAAACCATATTTTTACTTTTATTCTTATTATATCATATATCTTCTGATACTGGGAATCAGCAAAATCATTATCATTTATAAGGTCAAAATCTGTTACATATCCTTCACCATATTCAACATAAAATTCCTTTCCTGATATTGTATAACCCATCTGTAAAAAGGCACTTTCCCAGGTAGCAAAATCCCTATTAGCAATAGCACCTCTGAAATAAAAATAAAAATTAAGGGGAAGATTAATTTTTCCTTCAAGACCTATAAGATTTCTTTCCCCAATTGAATATGGATTATCTTTTATTCCTATGTCTTTCATTTTGTATTGAATTTTTAAAAGGTAGTTTTTTTCCTCTTTTTTAATTTCAAAAAATATGTGTTTCCATTTTGCTCTTTTTTCACTTATAATTTCATAAAAACTTTTAAAGGAGTATCCATTTATAAATTCCACAAAAATTTCTGTTTGAGAAAAAGTATATTTAAAAGGTTTTTCGTAATATGTTCCAAATAAATATCTTGTTTTATAGGAATCAAATCTTTCAGTTAATGTTATAGATTTGTAAGGAAAGAAAAAATTTATTTCTCCCCTAAATCCTTTTCTATCCCATTCTTTTCCCCAGTATGAAAATCTGTTTGAAAAATTTGTTCTGAAACTGTCATCAATATGGTAGTAAGATAATACAAATCTAAAAGGTCCTAAATAAATATTTGAAATTTCTGAAGAAAAGGCTTTTCCCTTTAAAATGTCAGAATATTCAAAAGTTAAAAATCCCTGTAATAAAGGAAACCTTATGAATCCTTCATAAATCTTTTCTTTTCTATTTTCATAATAATTCTTTTTATGCCCGTATAAAAGTTGAGTATCAAAAAATTTTTTGAATTTTAAAGAAAAAATGTTATAATCAGCATTTTCGGTTCTTTTTGATTTTGAAAAAAGGTAATTGATTTCTGAAAAAGAAAAAGCTTTTAAATTTAATCGCATTCCCTCTGACTTTGCTCCAAAATCATCATCTCTTATTCTTTCAGGTGAAATAACAAATAAAAGGGGACTTTCAAAGAAGTGTCTATCTTCCCTTGCAAAAAATATTAAATTGAAAGGATTATAAACTTCTACATGTCCCTGTAAATAAAGGAGCTTACTTCCTTGGTAAGTATTTTCAAGCATATAAGAGGTATAGGTATTTAAAAATTCTCTTGAATAAAAATATTTAAGTTCAAAATGATTTCTATAAAAAGACATTTCCCAGTTTACAGGTTTTGATTCTCTTGAAATAGAACATTCATTTTCAAAATAAAAATTTAAAGAATAAAATGAAATAAAAAATAAAAAAATCATCTTTTAAATTCTAAGGATGTTCCTAAGGAAATTCCAAGATAAGAGTTATCCTCAAAGGAAAAGATAAAATTTTTGTCATCAAAAATAAGTCCAAAACCTAAATTTACAAAGTTTTCAGAAAAGGAAAGGAAAATAGCAATTGGTCTTAATAAAAGAGAAAGTCCAATTTTTTTAAATTCCTTTTCTCTTGAAACAAAAATATAAAATCTTTCAACTGGTGAATAATTAAGTGAAATATAATAATTTTTTGAATCAAAGGAATTTAAAATGTGTTTAAAACTAAGGGAAAAAATAAGATTTCTGAAAATAAATGAATTAGATAAGTCGAAATCAATTTTTTCTTTTCTTTTTAGAATTGAGTTAAGTAAAAGATAATTTCCTGATATTGAAAA
Proteins encoded:
- a CDS encoding T9SS type A sorting domain-containing protein, translated to MVLIILFLFGGTAKIAFLHHGNQHFGDNGKYALVPGREGYNGNSYHRILDTHFYYNVPVDIHISGTLTSSYAWFLNDNGLLERLKSHLVDIVGSVYGQNILPYAAKEINEYGFLIKKIQDDSIIKGEGWPFHPTVIWIPERVFKSKNLMPYSLVALIDSLYGKTDSYGNHIPPCILVDDNVHEWYPHNFPDGSPCYNSHKVHQMIENNHRIFVIFIQKHARDFWVWNYIPETWLYNHLQDLANSWDQEQICVYGDDWEKAAGVAGWDFGYPGAPSNSYDANIQWAKNTSWIQPIHVAEAAKWWGVDRIYDSDPYNDPPTIYINYSAYQELHSWTGGNYDNWYYDFKNTKAYGTGTNAPDLNLNGINGDYEDLWLFSWNNLKNSPDNKLKLLGFLTLNSLLYETAWHTGPGGELIYWGKNLWNHTGKANIFSYASNWLTSPKFVFRDSLDIDGDGFMEFVIGTDYFLSVFEKRGGKIIFLCDSSGTVYIGNFFTNWGGEGDFSDYSHSGFGEDAWHENDLYNIMGFYSDTASAFITFENQGMIKTYSFKKNQKFIKLNYNSPFIIFSKSVLSPDLYKIIFNYYSLNFENDISPNGWMYAGFRNLKSGKGAFILWKSGVGLKFNLISKVPAGEKLEIGGISGNFDIYFYAGSGVPDLPFPGPGDLEGPLLYNLSRIPLYNITDSDSVKVKISAQDPSGVDSVFLYWTNNNWNSIFKTLMKLDTLNIYKGMIPPHPSGTKVIYTIYSRDSLSNISWLGKNDSFIVGKLNFLMDGILDPGVPLIAENPEMHLWGVYDKDSGRLYIATESAGNSPDRFSNDHFIFISFNPYKKLVKSPWNKTDSLSFYNFFLADENDNEFVSFFDSLENIINDTVNFKFFSSNSDTGILEGIIYLRNLYGFDPESLYLAVGTYKTYDGGSLEWQVPRPRILNKRIEPEEFVLLKKLKIKEEIKNKKISFLLKTINPDYLTNPYNKTFNLKIYDLSGRRIFERKILKGKTYLPLKRNGIFFIRIEDENKKVLNFKIIKIK